The following proteins come from a genomic window of Gottfriedia acidiceleris:
- a CDS encoding putative polysaccharide biosynthesis protein: protein MSDSKLLRGTFILTAGTFLIKFLGMIYTFPFYALVGSKGSALYNYGYVPYTLFISIATAGVPLAVAKFVSKYNAIEEYETSRRLFHASQLLLICTGIFSFLTLYIIAPYIAPLMIPKDTKGNSVEDVVTVMRIVSTALILVPSQSLYRGFFQGHQSTGPTTVSQLIEQIVRIVFTLVGSYIILKVMGGTITQAVGLSTFAATIGAVGGILNLLWYWRKRKVHLDELLPKSKGLIYPTKIEMFKELFSYSIPYVFVGLAIPLYQLVDQFTYNRAMEAIGLKDIAENTYVMFSYTSHKLVMIPVSLATAFGLTLVPAITEAFVNKNHKKLQSQITQTYQVVFFLTLPAVVGISVLAEPIYSAFYQKSTLGGSILGFYAPVALLYSLFTVNVAILQGLDKQKYAIIGLIGGVILKIILNVPLIHIFKTYGAVSATALGYLFSIVYNFYYIRKNAQFSFNKVFRRIIFMIILSGLMAGAVYAVEYVLGFWWTYKDGRMISMFLIIIGAIVGAIVYLGVAYKLNLFEVILGARLKNRFKFGKRG from the coding sequence ATGTCAGATTCAAAATTGCTACGAGGTACCTTCATATTAACTGCTGGTACATTTTTAATAAAATTTCTAGGAATGATTTATACATTCCCTTTTTATGCGTTAGTTGGTTCAAAAGGGTCTGCATTATATAATTATGGTTACGTTCCATATACATTGTTCATCAGTATAGCTACTGCAGGTGTACCGTTAGCTGTAGCAAAGTTCGTTTCGAAGTACAATGCTATTGAAGAATATGAAACAAGTAGAAGGCTTTTTCATGCAAGTCAGTTACTTCTAATTTGTACGGGTATTTTTTCATTTTTAACGTTATATATCATTGCACCTTATATCGCACCTCTTATGATTCCAAAGGATACAAAAGGTAATAGTGTAGAAGATGTAGTTACAGTTATGCGAATAGTAAGTACTGCATTAATATTAGTACCTTCTCAAAGTTTGTATAGAGGTTTTTTTCAGGGGCATCAATCAACAGGTCCAACTACTGTTTCACAGCTAATTGAACAAATTGTACGTATTGTATTTACATTAGTTGGAAGTTATATCATTCTAAAAGTTATGGGTGGAACAATTACTCAAGCAGTAGGGTTATCAACGTTTGCAGCTACAATTGGTGCTGTAGGTGGTATTTTAAACTTACTATGGTATTGGAGAAAGCGAAAAGTTCATTTAGATGAACTTCTTCCAAAATCAAAAGGATTGATCTATCCTACTAAAATAGAAATGTTCAAAGAATTATTTTCTTATTCAATTCCGTATGTGTTTGTTGGACTTGCTATCCCGTTATATCAATTGGTGGATCAGTTTACTTACAATCGAGCAATGGAAGCAATTGGATTAAAAGATATTGCAGAGAATACTTATGTAATGTTTTCATACACAAGTCACAAGCTAGTAATGATTCCAGTATCATTAGCAACGGCATTTGGTTTAACACTTGTTCCCGCTATAACTGAAGCATTCGTAAATAAAAATCATAAAAAGCTACAAAGTCAAATTACCCAAACCTACCAGGTTGTATTTTTCCTAACACTTCCTGCAGTAGTAGGTATATCAGTTTTGGCAGAACCGATTTATAGTGCTTTTTATCAAAAAAGTACACTTGGTGGAAGTATATTAGGTTTTTATGCTCCAGTAGCTTTATTGTATTCACTTTTCACAGTAAATGTAGCCATTTTACAAGGTTTAGATAAACAAAAATATGCGATTATTGGTTTAATAGGCGGAGTAATATTAAAAATAATATTAAATGTACCATTAATTCATATATTTAAAACATATGGCGCGGTATCAGCGACTGCATTAGGCTATTTATTTTCAATCGTATACAATTTCTATTATATCCGTAAAAATGCGCAGTTCTCTTTCAATAAAGTGTTTAGAAGGATTATCTTTATGATTATCTTATCTGGCTTAATGGCCGGAGCGGTTTATGCTGTAGAATACGTATTAGGATTCTGGTGGACTTATAAAGATGGTCGAATGATTTCAATGTTCCTTATCATCATTGGAGCAATTGTAGGGGCTATTGTTTACTTAGGTGTTGCATACAAATTAAACTTATTTGAAGTGATTTTAGGAGCTCGTTTAAAGAATCGTTTTAAGTTTGGAAAAAGAGGATAA
- a CDS encoding pseudouridine synthase yields MRIDKILANMGYGSRKEVKSLLKQGVVKVGDHIVKSPKEHVDIEQQVVTVNGEVVEYKEFVYLMMNKPPGVISATEDSEHETVIGLLEYEDIIFEPFPVGRLDKDTEGLLLITNDGHLAHQLLSPKKHVPKKYYATIDGVVTESDIKAFEKGVTLEDGYLTKPGYLTILKSGEESEIELVIMEGKFHQVKRMFEAVGKKVTYLKRLEMGPLKLDENLELGEYRELTDEEIDLLKSVNEVNKC; encoded by the coding sequence ATGAGAATTGATAAAATTTTAGCCAATATGGGATATGGCAGTAGAAAAGAAGTAAAGTCTCTACTAAAACAAGGTGTTGTCAAAGTTGGAGATCATATTGTAAAAAGCCCAAAAGAGCATGTAGATATTGAACAGCAAGTTGTAACGGTAAATGGTGAAGTAGTAGAGTATAAAGAGTTTGTTTATTTAATGATGAACAAACCACCAGGTGTAATATCTGCTACAGAAGATTCTGAGCATGAAACTGTAATCGGATTATTAGAATATGAGGATATCATTTTCGAGCCATTTCCAGTTGGGCGTTTAGATAAAGATACGGAAGGATTGTTATTAATTACGAATGATGGTCATTTAGCACATCAATTACTTTCTCCTAAAAAACACGTACCAAAGAAATATTATGCAACGATTGATGGAGTAGTAACTGAATCTGACATTAAAGCATTTGAAAAAGGCGTAACACTAGAGGATGGATATTTAACAAAACCTGGCTATTTAACAATTCTTAAATCGGGAGAAGAATCTGAGATTGAATTAGTTATAATGGAAGGTAAATTCCATCAAGTTAAAAGAATGTTTGAAGCAGTAGGAAAGAAAGTTACTTACTTAAAAAGACTTGAGATGGGTCCTTTAAAGTTAGATGAAAATTTAGAGTTAGGTGAATATCGAGAATTGACTGATGAAGAGATTGACCTATTAAAATCAGTTAACGAAGTAAATAAGTGTTAA
- the pepV gene encoding dipeptidase PepV has translation MTQINWMEEVLKRKEDYLKQTIELLNIESVYDEATITKEAPMGKGINEALTYMLNLGEKDGFIPKNVDGYAGHLEMGSGEELVGILCHLDVVPAGDGWSHDPFDAIIKDGNIYARGAIDDKGPTMAAYYAMKIVKELGLPINKRVRMILGTDEESQWRCVDHYFEKEEMPTMGFAPDADFPIIYAEKGILDINFKQMQLNEDNESEYKLVSFSSGRRVNMVPDYAKAIVSGPNFDQEAFTKHISELGCKAQVSQENGHQVLAVEGVSVHGMEPDKGKNAGIALASFLNQFEFNVNADRFLKFIVENFKGDSRGKNMGVAFNDDITGDLTINLGIMQYEENNGGSFGLTLRYPVTTDIDFVISTLTERGNKYSFEFNEIKNSKPHHVPKDHPLIQTLQKVYEEQTGEEATLLTIGGGTYARSLSAGVAFGPLFLGKPEVAHQKDEYAEIDDLLKAIAIYAQSIAELVK, from the coding sequence ATGACACAAATTAATTGGATGGAAGAAGTTTTAAAACGTAAAGAAGATTATTTAAAGCAAACGATTGAACTTCTTAATATTGAAAGCGTTTATGATGAAGCGACAATTACAAAAGAAGCACCTATGGGTAAAGGTATTAATGAAGCACTTACATACATGTTAAATTTAGGTGAAAAAGACGGGTTTATTCCTAAAAATGTTGATGGATATGCTGGCCACTTAGAAATGGGAAGCGGCGAAGAACTAGTAGGAATTCTTTGCCACTTAGATGTTGTACCTGCTGGAGATGGATGGTCTCATGATCCATTTGATGCAATTATTAAAGATGGCAATATTTATGCACGAGGCGCAATTGATGATAAGGGACCTACAATGGCTGCTTATTATGCAATGAAGATTGTTAAAGAATTAGGTTTACCAATTAATAAACGTGTTCGTATGATTCTTGGAACAGATGAAGAAAGCCAATGGCGTTGTGTTGATCACTACTTTGAAAAAGAAGAAATGCCTACAATGGGCTTTGCACCTGATGCAGATTTCCCAATTATTTACGCTGAAAAGGGTATATTAGATATTAATTTCAAACAAATGCAGTTAAATGAAGACAACGAGAGTGAATATAAATTAGTTTCATTTTCTTCAGGTAGAAGAGTAAATATGGTACCCGATTATGCAAAAGCGATCGTTTCAGGACCAAACTTTGATCAAGAAGCATTTACAAAACATATTAGTGAGCTAGGATGTAAAGCTCAAGTTTCTCAAGAAAATGGACACCAAGTTTTAGCAGTAGAAGGCGTTTCGGTTCATGGAATGGAACCTGATAAAGGTAAGAATGCAGGTATTGCATTAGCTAGCTTTTTAAATCAATTTGAATTTAATGTTAATGCTGATCGATTCTTAAAGTTTATCGTTGAAAACTTTAAAGGTGACTCTCGTGGTAAAAACATGGGCGTTGCGTTTAATGATGATATTACTGGAGATTTAACAATTAATTTAGGAATTATGCAATACGAAGAAAATAATGGTGGTTCATTTGGGTTAACTTTACGTTATCCAGTAACAACTGATATTGACTTTGTTATTTCAACACTTACTGAACGTGGAAATAAATATAGCTTTGAATTTAATGAAATTAAAAATTCTAAGCCTCACCATGTACCAAAAGATCACCCATTAATTCAAACTTTACAAAAAGTATATGAAGAGCAAACGGGTGAGGAAGCAACATTGTTAACAATCGGTGGTGGCACATACGCTCGTTCACTAAGTGCAGGAGTAGCTTTTGGACCATTATTCCTAGGGAAACCAGAAGTAGCTCACCAAAAAGACGAATATGCTGAAATTGATGATCTATTAAAAGCAATTGCAATTTATGCACAGTCGATTGCTGAATTAGTTAAGTAA
- a CDS encoding DeoR family transcriptional regulator codes for MLTRIKAIYMYISENGTVSTKDLVEEFGITPRTIQRDLNILEFNNLVYSPSRGKWAVTGKKVKASS; via the coding sequence ATGCTGACTCGAATTAAAGCCATTTACATGTACATTAGTGAAAATGGCACCGTTTCTACAAAAGACCTAGTGGAGGAGTTTGGTATTACACCTAGAACAATCCAACGTGATTTAAACATTTTAGAGTTTAATAATCTAGTTTATAGTCCAAGTAGGGGAAAATGGGCCGTAACAGGGAAAAAAGTAAAAGCTTCTTCGTAA